One Solanum lycopersicum chromosome 2, SLM_r2.1 genomic region harbors:
- the PDH gene encoding proline dehydrogenase yields MANKVFCPKLLKNLGFHVRRLNSAPSPLSAVPPLNFTGDFNAVEPAQQINTTLHHHHDHHNIINFDDVKELFYGVPTTKLIRSSMTLQMAAIDPMVDLGMWVMNSKLMEMPIFREVILGFVKNTFYEHFCAGKDLTEARRTVTNLSDSGLKAMLDYGVEHATDNESCEQSTAAFIQTIESTKSLPESSASFVVAKITAICTPRLLKRMSDLLRWEQKDPSFNLPWKRESLPLFAESSPVYHTCSKPEPLSVEEERDLQLAHERLRKICEKCLEHEVPLLIDAEDTTIQPAIDYFAYSAAIKYHKDDQPLIFGTIQAYLKDAKERMVIAKKAAEKMGVPMGFKLVRGAYMCSEKELASTLGFNSPIHDSIEQTHACFNSCAEFMIEEIANGSGAVVLATHNIESGKLAATKAIDLGIKDERQNLQFAQLYGMADGLSFGLRNAGFQVSKYLPFGPVEQIMHYLMRRAEENRGMLSTSAFDRQLMRKELSRRFEVATS; encoded by the exons ATGGCCAATAAAGTTTTTTGTCCGAAACTCCTTAAGAACCTCGGATTTCATGTCCGCCGTTTAAACTCAGCTCCGTCACCTCTTTCCGCCGTCCCACCGCTAAATTTTACTGGCGATTTTAACGCCGTGGAACCCGCACAACAAATTAACACAACCCTTCACCACCACCACGACCATCACAACATTATCAATTTCGATGATGTTAAGGAGCTTTTCTACGGTGTTCCCACCACGAAACTGATTCGATCTTCGATGACGTTACAAATGGCTGCTATTGATCCCATGGTTGATTTGGGCATGTGGGTAATGAATTCTAAACTTATGGAAATGCCTATTTTTAGGGAGGTTATTCTTGGGTTtgttaaaaatacattttatgaACATTTTTGCGCCGGCAAAGACTTAACGGAAGCTAGACGGACCGTTACTAATCTATCGGATTCTGGGTTAAAAGCCATGCTTGATTATGGGGTGGAACATGCCACCGATAATGAATCTTGTGAACAGAGTACTGCGGCGTTTATTCAAACGATTGAATCAACCAAATCACTTCCCGAATCTTCT GCAAGTTTTGTGGTAGCAAAGATAACTGCTATTTGTACCCCAAGGCTTCTCAAAAGAATGAGTGATTTGTTAAGATGGGAACAGAAAGATCCATCATTTAATCTTCCATGGAAGCGAGAGTCGCTTCCCCTTTTCGCCGAATCGAGCCCTGTTTATCACACTTGTAGCAAACCAGAGCCTCTATCGGTAGAGGAAGAGCGTGATCTTCAATTAGCTCATGAAAGACTTAGAAAAATTTGCGAGAAATGTTTGGAACATGAAGTTCCATTACTAATTGATGCGGAAGACACAACCATTCAACCTGCAATTGATTATTTTGCGTATTCAGCAGCAATTAAGTATCACAAAGATGATCAGCCTTTGATATTCGGAACAATTCAAGCTTACTTGAAGGACGCCAAGGAACGAATGGTTATTGCGAAAAAGGCTGCAGAGAAAATGGGAGTTCCAATGGGATTTAAGCTTGTGAGGGGCGCTTATATGTGTAGTGAAAAGGAATTGGCTTCTACATTAGGATTCAACTCTCCAATTCACGACAGCATTGAGCAAACACACGCTTGCTTCAATTCGTGCGCGGAGTTTATGATTGAAGAGATTGCTAATGGTTCTGGTGCAGTTGTTCTCGCCACTCATAACATTGAATCAG GAAAACTTGCTGCAACCAAAGCTATAGATTTGGGAATAAAAGATGAGAGACAAAATCTCCAATTTGCTCAGCTATATGGTATGGCAGATGGGCTTTCATTTGGGCTGAGAAATGCAGGATTTCAAGTAAGCAAATATTTACCATTTGGTCCTGTAGAGCAGATTATGCATTACCTTATGAGGCGTGCTGAAGAAAACAGAGGCATGCTGTCTACATCGGCATTCGACAGACAACTCATGAG GAAGGAATTGAGCAGGAGATTCGAAGTGGCTACTTCTTAA
- the LOC101268445 gene encoding proline dehydrogenase 2, mitochondrial, protein MANKVVCPKVFRDLRRFARCLNTAPTVPPMNFTGNYGSTNVTIPTLQPTDQILVNPEKKVLNFDDVKELFTGVSTSKLIRSSLTLQMASIESMVDLGIWVMNSKFMRMPVFKEVILGFVKRTFYEHFCAGKDLIEVGKTVSKLSSLDLKGMLDYGVEHAMDNESCDRSMNVFLQTAELTKSLPSSSVSFVVVKITAICTPKLLKRMSDLLRWEQKDPSFNLPWKQKTLPLFAESSPFYHTLKRPEPLTIEEERDLQLGRDRLEKICKKCLELDVELLIDAEDTAIQPAIDYLAYSAAIKYHKEDHPLLFGTIQAYLKDSKERMIIAKKAAEKMGVPMGFKLVRGAYMSSENQLASSLGFQSPIHDSIEYTHNCYNSCAEFMFDEIANGSGAVVLATHNIESGKLAASRAIDLGIRKDSKKLQFAQLYGMAEGLSFGLRNAGFQVSKYLPFGPVEQVMPYLIRRAEENRGLLSTSAFDRQLMRKELIRRFDVATA, encoded by the exons aTGGCAAACAAAGTCGTATGTCCAAAGGTTTTTCGTGACCTCCGACGATTCGCTCGATGTCTAAACACAGCTCCGACTGTCCCACCTATGAATTTCACCGGCAACTATGGTTCTACGAACGTAACAATACCGACGTTACAACCTACGGACCAAATATTAGTCAATCCTGAGAAAAAAGTACTCAATTTTGATGATGTTAAAGAGTTGTTTACGGGTGTATCCACCTCGAAGTTGATTAGATCATCGTTAACACTTCAAATGGCATCGATTGAGTCTATGGTTGACCTAGGTATTTGGGTAATGAATTCGAAATTCATGCGTATGCCAGTATTTAAGGAGGTGATACTAGGGTTTgttaaaaggacattttatgAACATTTTTGTGCTGGAAAAGACTTAATTGAAGTAGGAAAGACGGTTAGTAAGTTGTCGAGCCTTGATTTAAAAGGCATGCTTGATTATGGTGTGGAACATGCAATGGATAATGAGTCTTGTGATCGAAGTATGAATGTTTTTCTTCAGACAGCCGAATTAACCAAGTCTCTTCCATCCTCATCT GTCAGTTTTGTGGTAGTAAAAATAACTGCAATTTGTACACCAAAGTTGCTCAAAAGAATGAGTGATTTACTGAGATGGGAACAGAAGGATCCTTCATTCAATCTTCCATGGAAGCAAAAGACGCTTCCACTTTTCGCCGAATCGAGTCCTTTTTATCACACGTTGAAAAGACCAGAACCTCTAACAATTGAAGAAGAGCGTGATCTACAATTAGGTCGTGATAGACTTGAGAAAATTTGCAAGAAATGCCTGGAACTTGATGTTGAGTTACTCATTGATGCTGAAGATACAGCTATTCAACCAGCGATTGATTACTTAGCATATTCAGCGGCAATTAAGTATCACAAAGAGGATCATCCTTTGTTATTTGGAACAATTCAAGCTTACTTAAAAGACTCAAAAGAACGTATGATAATCGCTAAAAAGGCAGCAGAGAAAATGGGAGTTCCAATGGGGTTTAAGCTTGTAAGAGGTGCTTATATGTCAAGTGAAAATCAATTGGCTTCAAGTTTAGGTTTTCAATCTCCAATTCACGATAGCATTGAATATACACATAATTGCTACAATTCTTGTGCTGAATTTATGTTTGATGAAATTGCTAATGGTTCAGGAGCTGTTGTTCTTGCTACTCATAATATTGAGTCAG gaaAACTTGCTGCATCCAGGGCGATAGATTTAGGGATTAGAAAGGATAGTAAAAAGCTCCAATTTGCTCAGCTATATGGTATGGCAGAAGGGCTTTCATTTGGGCTGAGAAATGCAGGATTTCAAGTGAGTAAATATTTACCATTTGGACCTGTAGAGCAAGTTATGCCTTACCTTATTAGAAGAGCTGAAGAAAATAGAGGTCTTTTGTCTACATCTGCCTTCGATAGACAACTCATGAG GAAGGAGTTAATCAGAAGATTTGATGTGGCAACTGCATAA
- the LOC101267858 gene encoding cellulose-synthase-like — protein MAPSSVVVTMENTKNISLVEVNDLDSPAFRDKNKAANPKRFTKVLLLKAQRTLGCIPKTFASVKKRIALSDEEPKYRGKLYRFIRAFLAISVVALCIEIFAYFNKWELNLVNPWEVQSILQWTYMAWISFRADYIAPSLSKLTTFCIVLFLIQSIDRLVLCLGCFWMKFRKIKPIINEDASDLEDGSYFPMVLVQIPMCNEKEVFAQSIGAVCQLDWPKDRFLVQVLDDSDDEVLQQMIKNECVSWKEKGVNIIYRHRFIRTGYKAGNLKSAMTCDYVQDYEFVAIFDADFQPNPDFLKLTVPHFKGKPDVGLVQARWTFVNQDENLLTRLQNINLCFHFEVEQQVNGHYLNFFGFNGTAGVWRIKALEESGGWLERTTVEDMDIAVRAHLYGWKFIYVNDVRALCELPESYEAYKKQQHRWHSGPMQLFRLCLPAILTSKISIWKKANMIFLFFLLRKLVLPFYSFTLFCIILPLTMFIPEAQLPAWVICYVPIVMSILNILPAPKSFPFLMPYLLFENTMSVTKFNAMVSGLFQLGSAYEWVVTKKTGRSSESDLLAFAEEESKKMNEEKISRRLSESGLELYGKLKEHEQEIPKKKKANKIYRKELALAFLLLTAAARSLLSAQGIHFYYLLFQGLTFLIVGLDLIGEQVS, from the exons ATGGCACCGAGCTCCGTTGTTGTTACAATGGAGAATACTAAAAACATTTCATTAGTTGAAGTCAATGATTTGGATTCACCAGCTTTTAGGGATAAAAACAAGGCTGCAAATCCCAAGAGATTTACTAAAGTGTTGTTACTGAAAGCCCAGAGGACACTTGGCTGTATCCCAAAAACATTTGCATCTGTTAAGAAACGGATTGCTTTATCAGATGAAGAGCCAAAATACAGGGGGAAGTTGTACAGATTTATTAGAGCTTTTCTTGCTATATCAGTGGTGGCTTTGTGTATTGAGATTTTTGCTTATTTTAATAAGTGGGAATTGAATCTGGTGAATCCTTGGGAGGTGCAAAGTATTTTGCAATGGACTTATATGGCTTGGATTTCATTTAGAGCTGATTATATTGCTCCTTCCCTTTCAAAACTTACTACATTTTGTATTGTGCTTTTCCTTATTCAATCCATAGATCGACTTGTTCTTTGTCTGGGATGTTTCTGGATGAAATTCAGGAAGATTAAGCCAATTATCAATGAAGATGCATCTGATCTTGAGGATGGATCTTATTTCCCTATGGTTCTTGTACAGATTCCCATGTGCAATGAAAAAGAG GTTTTTGCCCAATCAATTGGTGCTGTTTGTCAGCTGGATTGGCCAAAAGACCGATTCTTGGTACAAGTATTGGATGATTCAGATGATGAAGTCCTGCAGcaaatgatcaagaatgaatgTGTATCCTGGAAAGAGAAAGGAGTCAACATTATCTACAGACATCGGTTCATCCGAACTGGTTACAAAGCTGGCAATCTTAAATCTGCAATGACTTGTGACTATGTTCAGGACTATGAATTTGTTGCAATTTTTGACGCGGATTTCCAACCAAATCCTGATTTCCTTAAACTGACTGTTCCTCATTTTAAG GGAAAACCGGATGTTGGACTTGTTCAAGCACGCTGGACCTTCGTTAATCAGGATGAGAACTTACTTACTAGGCTTCAGAACATTAACTTGTGCTTccattttgaggtggaacaacAAGTGAATGGTCACTATCTCAATTTCTTTGGATTCAATGGAACAGCTGGTGTTTGGAGAATTAAGGCTTTGGAGGAGTCTGGCGGATGGTTGGAACGGACAACTGTTGAGGACATGGATATCGCTGTCAGAGCACACTTGTATGGCTGGAAATTTATCTATGTTAATGATGTAAGGGCACTTTGCGAGTTACCAGAATCATATGAGGCTTACAAGAAACAGCAGCACCGTTGGCATTCTGGTCCTATGCAGCTCTTTAGACTATGTCTTCCTGCAATCCTGACTTCCAAG ATCTCTATCTGGAAGAAGGCGAACATGatattccttttctttcttctaagGAAGCTTGTATTACCCTTTTACTCATTCACATTGTTCTGTATCATACTTCCATTAACAATGTTCATACCAGAAGCCCAGTTGCCCGCTTGGGTTATCTGTTATGTCCCTATAGTCATGTCCATTTTGAACATCCTTCCGGCACCAAAGTCTTTCCCTTTCCTAATGCCATACCTCCTATTCGAGAACACAATGTCGGTGACAAAATTCAATGCCATGGTCTCGGGGCTATTTCAGTTGGGAAGTGCCTATGAATGGGTGGTCACCAAGAAAACAGGCAGATCATCTGAATCAGACTTGCTAGCATTTGCTGAGGAGGAATCAAAGAAAATGAACGAAGAGAAAATATCAAGAAGGTTATCTGAATCTGGTCTAGAACTATACGGAAAACTAAAAGAACATGAACAAGAGATTCCGAAGAAAAAGAAGGCAAACAAAATCTACAGGAAGGAATTAGCGCTTGCTTTTCTTTTGCTGACTGCAGCTGCAAGAAGCCTGTTATCTGCACAAGGCATACATTTCTATTACTTGCTGTTTCAAGGCTTAACTTTTCTTATAGTTGGCTTGGATTTAATTGGAGAACAAGTCAGCTAG